Part of the Bacillus sp. N1-1 genome, AGGTCCACATGTTAGCACGTCTAGGTTCGGTACTTCTGTTGAAGTCGTTACTTCTGTTAGCTCCGTCTGGCGGGTTAGGACGTTTGTCAGTCCTCTCGTGTTCATGACGCGGAACGTGTAGTGAACAGTTGGTTTACGAAGGTCGGTATCAGCGATCAACACCTTTTTCCCTTGCTGGGCGAGCACAACGCCAAGGTTGGCAATCGTTGTTGACTTCCCTTCCATCGGACCAGAAGAGGTCACCATGATCGTACGCATATCTTCTTCAATAGAAGCAAATTGAATATTCGTACGGATCGTACGGTATTGTTCCGCGATGGGAGACTTTGGATTTTGGTGCGTGAGAAGACTTCTTTCTTTACTCACGTTAACAGAACCTCTCTCTTTACGACTCAAGTGCTTCACCCCTTACTGACTTTTTGCCTTTTTTCTTTGTGATGCCTGCTTCTTTGTCTTCAATGACTGCGATTGTTCCTAGAACTGGTAAGCCAAGAACTTTTTCGATATCTTCTTCGGTTTTAATCGTGTTATCCAGGTATTCGAGTAAGAATGCGAGTCCAACACCAACCATTAAACCTACGACAAGCGCAATTGCCATGT contains:
- a CDS encoding CpsD/CapB family tyrosine-protein kinase — translated: MSRKERGSVNVSKERSLLTHQNPKSPIAEQYRTIRTNIQFASIEEDMRTIMVTSSGPMEGKSTTIANLGVVLAQQGKKVLIADTDLRKPTVHYTFRVMNTRGLTNVLTRQTELTEVTTSTEVPNLDVLTCGPVPPNPSELLGSKAMDTLIEEALSHYDIILFDCPPVLAVADSQILANKVQGTVLVISSGTTEREAAVKAKERLESAKGKLLGVVLNRKKMKDGSYYYYYAQK